The nucleotide sequence tcgcgcgaatcgctCTCTTTTGTCCAAAACCAACCCCCCacatccaaattttacaatttccagccattctggagcctccagcgcgattttaaatttctccagaaatttgaatttttttccagaaggcgtgaatatgaagttgggcagctaaaaatcgagacgtgtattatactcgacctggttaacgagtttatctacatttgagccgattttggggttgacacctcaagagtgtttttttgaccagctttttgcaaaattaaaaaatccaaaaaattgaaaggtagccatttgtgaggaaatttttgaaatttgcgggtctaccatttccagccgttttggagcgagagtgacacctcaaaaaactactcttgaggtgtcactctcagaATCGACTCGAATgaggataaactcgttaaacaagtcgagtatgatacacaactcgatttttagctgcccaactgcatattcacgctttctggagcaaattcaaaattctggagaaattgaaaatcgcgctggaggcttcaaaatggctagaaaatgtgaaatttggttttggggggttagttttgggcaaaatacagcgattcgcgtgaatttcgaaaatttcaacacaaacgtgaaacttttgattttttggattttttaattttgaaaaaaagctggtcaaaaagtcacttttgaggtgtcactctcaaaatcgactcaaatgtggataaattcgttaaacaggttgagcgtaatatacaactcgatttttagctgcccaactgcatattcacgccttctggagcaaattcaaaattctggagaaattgaaaaatctcgctggaggctccagaatggttggaaatggtgaaatttggatttgggtaattaatattttttttgggacTCATCTTGACCATTTtaattgatcaagtacgtactttaaaaaaaaaacataaatcgccaaaaacagtcaattttgaactttcaaaaattcaccaaaaatcgaaaaatgaacttgggtcGCTGAATATtcggttttggtggttttagactatgctctttccaaaaatcgcggtcccgttcaaatcggagtgtgacacctcaagaggttcccttgtaaatacataaaaaatatgatAGAAAAACTAGCGACTTGGTTGATAGGCTACCTTTTAGTGCAATATCCTTATGAATACGTCTGCTAGTTAATGCTACTGGACTGTACATTCGTAGTGATTCTTTGATGCATTGTTCCAAATATGGCATATTATTGTAAATATCATGTTGGGTTAATGTGCCATCATCAGTCTCGTATTTTGAAACTTCTTCGTATGCCTTTTGCTGTAACAACACGAGTCATCGATGAGTTGGTGATTTTCATTCTATGTGTTTGGATACTCGAACCTTATTGTCAACCTACCTGAATATCTTGATGCATTGCCAACATTAGCATTAGGAAGTTCATGTTCAATGGTGACGTTTCGACTGACTTTGAACAAAATAAGAGAAAGAAAATCAGAGGTTATAATTAGCGAATGATGTTTCGAGTTCATCGGTAGCTGCTAAAAAATCTTACATGCACATTGCTCATTAGTCATTATACAAATCGACTTTTTACTTACCGCTGACATTAGAGCCAATAATTCATCCCTCATGCGTGTTTCTGTAACGCTGGGTTCTTTAAAACTGTACCTCACGAGTAAATCGATCACTGCTTTGGATTTATCACCTGCagcagaaaattaaatttgcatTTGGAAACCTTCAGCCCTGTTAGATTCTTATGGTCGAGTAGGTAAGGGATGAAGATATCACAGTAGAAAATTACAGAATGAAGCCAACTTGATTCTTCTCCAGGACCAAAATGGTTCATATTCAACTATGTATTCAACACTTGTGTCCTTACCATGATCAAATGCATCATCATCACGTTGTGAATTTTGGTAATCTTCGATGTTTTTTCTCAatatctgataaaaaaaaaaaaaaaaaaaaaaaacagaatcatgaaaaattgcattatttTGGAATCACATTAAAAAGTGAATTGAACATGCAAAGGGTTACCTACCGTTGTCGGATAATGCTGAAAGTTGTGGATGGAATCGGTTTTACCTATCATAATTAAAATACAACCAGTTAATATGACGTAGCAACAGCCAAGGGAATTGGAAA is from Planococcus citri chromosome 1, ihPlaCitr1.1, whole genome shotgun sequence and encodes:
- the LOC135846451 gene encoding cytochrome P450 4F4-like; protein product: MIGKTDSIHNFQHYPTTILRKNIEDYQNSQRDDDAFDHGDKSKAVIDLLVRYSFKEPSVTETRMRDELLALMSASVETSPLNMNFLMLMLAMHQDIQQKAYEEVSKYETDDGTLTQHDIYNNMPYLEQCIKESLRMYSPVALTSRRIHKDIALKDNMIVPKNTIVVTFITFANYDPDLYKNPEKYDPEHFNEEAVKARPKTSDLSFGIGPRLCIGGKYAMMFNKTQLAYILLNYHLSTRVKEFTKDHLIMTLSIKSKIGYPVIFTSRR